A single Pseudomonas putida DNA region contains:
- the fabF gene encoding beta-ketoacyl-ACP synthase II: MSRRRVVVTGMGMLSPLGTDVPSTWQGILAGRSGIGPIEHTDLSAYSTRFGGSVKGFEVEQYLSAKEARKLDLFIQYGLAAGFQAVRNAGLEVTDANRERIGVAMGSGIGGLTNIEETSRTLHEQGPRRISPFFVPGSIINMISGFLSIHLGLQGPNYAIATACTTGTHCIGMAARNIAYGEADVMIAGGAEMAACGLGMGGFGASRALSTRNDEPTRASRPWDKGRDGFVLSDGAGALVLEELEHAKARGATIYAELVGFGMSGDAYHMTSPPDSGEGAARCMANALRDAGIQPEAVSYINAHGTSTPAGDIAEVAAIKRVFGEHAYKLAVSSTKSMTGHLLGAAGAVEAIFSVLAINSQMAPPTINLDEPDEGCDLDFVPHQARSMPIDVVLSNSFGFGGTNGSLVFRRFAG; the protein is encoded by the coding sequence GTGTCGCGTAGACGCGTCGTGGTCACCGGTATGGGTATGCTGTCGCCACTGGGTACCGATGTACCGAGCACCTGGCAGGGCATTCTGGCTGGCCGCAGTGGCATTGGTCCGATCGAGCATACGGACCTGTCTGCCTACTCCACCCGTTTTGGCGGCTCGGTGAAAGGCTTCGAGGTTGAGCAGTACCTGTCGGCCAAAGAGGCCCGCAAGCTTGACCTGTTCATCCAGTACGGCCTGGCGGCCGGTTTCCAGGCGGTGCGTAACGCTGGCCTGGAAGTCACCGATGCCAACCGTGAGCGCATTGGCGTGGCCATGGGCTCGGGTATCGGTGGCCTGACCAATATCGAAGAAACCAGCCGTACCTTGCACGAGCAGGGCCCGCGCCGTATTTCGCCGTTCTTCGTGCCCGGTTCGATCATCAACATGATCTCCGGTTTCCTGTCGATCCACCTGGGTCTGCAGGGGCCGAACTACGCCATTGCCACCGCTTGCACCACTGGCACCCACTGCATCGGCATGGCCGCGCGCAACATCGCCTACGGTGAAGCCGACGTGATGATTGCCGGTGGCGCCGAAATGGCCGCCTGTGGCCTGGGCATGGGTGGCTTTGGTGCGTCCCGTGCGCTGTCGACCCGCAACGATGAGCCAACCCGTGCCAGCCGTCCGTGGGACAAGGGCCGTGATGGCTTCGTGTTGTCCGACGGCGCCGGCGCCCTGGTGCTCGAAGAGCTCGAACACGCCAAGGCCCGTGGTGCGACCATCTATGCCGAGCTGGTCGGTTTCGGCATGAGCGGTGACGCCTACCACATGACTTCGCCACCCGACAGCGGCGAAGGCGCTGCCCGTTGCATGGCCAATGCCCTGCGCGATGCTGGCATCCAGCCTGAAGCAGTCAGCTACATCAACGCCCATGGCACCTCGACGCCGGCCGGTGACATCGCCGAAGTCGCGGCGATCAAGCGCGTGTTCGGTGAACATGCCTACAAGCTGGCCGTCAGCTCGACCAAGTCGATGACGGGTCACCTGCTTGGCGCTGCCGGTGCGGTAGAGGCGATCTTCAGTGTGCTGGCGATCAACAGCCAGATGGCACCGCCAACCATCAACCTCGACGAGCCGGACGAGGGCTGCGACCTCGACTTCGTGCCTCACCAGGCGCGCAGCATGCCGATCGATGTGGTGCTGTCCAACTCGTTCGGCTTTGGTGGCACCAACGGTTCGCTGGTGTTCCGCCGGTTCGCCGGTTGA
- the pabC gene encoding aminodeoxychorismate lyase, with product MHSWIDGQPATAINLQNRGLAYGDGLFETIAVRGARPSLLDGHLARLALGCQRLAIDADLALVRDEILRFASQLGDGVAKLVLTRGDSQRGYAPVAGVAPRRILQGSPLPSYPVENAEHGVRLFPCQTRLGEQPLLAGLKHLNRLEQVLARAEWQDSEHAEGLMRDGQGRVVEGVYSNLFLVRDGVLLTADLSRCGVAGVMRGALLEQAQRLGMAVQVRDIAFDELQQADEVFVCNSVYGVWPVRGIAALNWSPGPLTRKLQAVARTLLDT from the coding sequence ATGCACAGCTGGATCGACGGCCAGCCCGCGACTGCGATCAATTTGCAGAACCGCGGCCTGGCCTACGGCGATGGCCTGTTCGAGACCATCGCTGTGCGCGGTGCACGGCCCAGCCTGCTGGACGGCCATCTGGCCCGTCTGGCGCTGGGGTGTCAGCGCCTGGCCATCGACGCCGACCTGGCGCTGGTGCGTGATGAAATCCTGCGCTTCGCCAGCCAGCTCGGTGACGGTGTCGCCAAACTGGTCCTCACCCGTGGCGACAGCCAGCGTGGCTACGCGCCGGTTGCCGGTGTTGCGCCGCGCCGGATCCTCCAGGGCAGCCCGCTGCCCAGCTATCCTGTCGAAAATGCCGAGCATGGCGTGCGGCTGTTCCCTTGTCAGACCCGGCTTGGGGAACAACCGTTGCTGGCCGGTCTCAAACACCTCAACCGCCTGGAGCAGGTGCTGGCCCGTGCCGAATGGCAGGACAGCGAACATGCCGAAGGCCTGATGCGTGACGGGCAGGGCAGGGTGGTCGAAGGCGTATACAGCAACCTGTTCCTGGTTCGCGATGGCGTGCTGCTTACGGCTGACCTCAGCCGTTGCGGCGTTGCTGGCGTTATGCGTGGTGCCCTGCTGGAGCAGGCGCAACGGCTGGGCATGGCGGTGCAGGTGCGTGATATCGCATTCGACGAACTGCAGCAGGCGGATGAAGTGTTCGTCTGCAACAGTGTCTATGGTGTCTGGCCTGTGCGTGGAATTGCCGCGCTGAACTGGTCGCCGGGCCCGCTCACCCGTAAACTGCAGGCCGTTGCCCGTACGTTACTGGATACCTGA
- the mltG gene encoding endolytic transglycosylase MltG: protein MRRKFLLLLEMGLILAGLALGWSAWKINSVLEQPLHVAEERMLDVPSGTNPNRMFYRMQADGLLDDAVWLRLYWRFNMAGTQLHTGEYRLTPGMTVEELFDVWRRGDVVQYNLTLVEGWTFRQVRSAVAKHEKIKHTLEGLSDSEVMDKLGHTGVFPEGRFFPDTYRFVRGMSDVELLQQAYMRLDEVLAKEWAERTTDLPYRDPYQALIMASLVEKETGIPQERGQIAGVFVRRLRLGMMLQTDPTVIYGMGERYNGKISRADLREPTPYNTYTMTGLPPTPIAMVGREAIHAALNPSDGTSLYFVARGDGSHVFSDDLDDHNSAVREFQLKRRADYRSSPAPQSAPEDAAEPAEQDPASEAAPADVPAPDEQH, encoded by the coding sequence GTGAGACGCAAATTCCTGCTGCTGCTGGAAATGGGCTTGATCCTCGCCGGCCTGGCCCTGGGCTGGTCGGCGTGGAAGATCAACTCGGTGTTGGAGCAGCCCCTGCATGTGGCTGAAGAGCGCATGCTCGACGTGCCCAGTGGCACCAACCCCAACCGCATGTTCTATCGCATGCAGGCCGATGGTCTGCTCGATGACGCCGTCTGGCTGCGCCTTTACTGGCGCTTCAACATGGCCGGCACACAGTTGCATACCGGCGAGTATCGCCTCACTCCCGGCATGACCGTGGAGGAACTGTTCGACGTCTGGCGTCGTGGCGATGTGGTGCAGTACAACCTGACCCTGGTCGAAGGCTGGACGTTCCGCCAGGTGCGCTCGGCGGTGGCCAAGCATGAAAAGATCAAGCACACCCTCGAAGGGCTTTCCGATTCCGAGGTGATGGACAAGCTCGGCCACACGGGTGTGTTCCCTGAAGGCCGCTTCTTCCCCGACACCTATCGCTTCGTGCGTGGCATGAGCGACGTCGAGTTGCTGCAGCAGGCGTACATGCGCCTGGACGAGGTGCTGGCCAAGGAGTGGGCAGAGCGTACGACTGACCTGCCTTACCGTGACCCTTACCAGGCCCTGATCATGGCCTCGCTGGTGGAGAAGGAAACCGGTATCCCCCAGGAGCGCGGGCAGATCGCCGGGGTCTTCGTCCGCCGCCTGCGCCTGGGCATGATGCTGCAGACCGACCCGACGGTGATCTACGGCATGGGTGAGCGCTACAACGGCAAGATTTCCCGTGCTGACCTGCGCGAACCGACGCCTTACAACACCTACACCATGACTGGCCTGCCACCGACACCGATCGCCATGGTCGGGCGCGAGGCGATCCATGCCGCGCTCAATCCGTCCGATGGCACCAGCCTGTACTTCGTCGCCCGTGGCGATGGCAGCCACGTGTTCTCCGATGACCTGGACGATCACAACTCGGCGGTGCGCGAGTTTCAGCTCAAGCGTCGCGCGGATTACCGGTCCAGTCCGGCTCCGCAAAGTGCGCCCGAGGACGCAGCCGAGCCTGCCGAGCAGGATCCCGCCAGCGAGGCTGCACCGGCCGACGTGCCGGCGCCCGACGAACAACATTAA